Genomic window (Patescibacteria group bacterium):
CCACGGTGTATTTGCGTCCCGAAACCGCGCAAGGCATGTTTGTGAATTTTAAAAATATTGTTGATTCATTTCATCCGAAATTACCCTTCGGTATTGCCCAAGTTGGTCGCAATTTTAGAAATGAGATTGCGCCTCGTGATTTTATTTTTCGAGTTCGCGAGCTTGAGATTATGGAGTTTGAATACTTTTTAAAAGAAAGCGATTGGCAAGAAAAATTTCAGTATTGGCAAGGCCAGATGCACCTCTGGTTTGAGGCTCTAGGATTTTCCAAGGACGATATTAGGGAAGTTGAGATACCAGACGGCGAGCGAGCGCACTACTCAAAACGAACGGTTGATTTTCATTTTCGCTATCCGCACAAATTTGATGAGATTGGCGGTTTGGCTTACCGGACGGATTTCGATCTTAAAAATCACATCACCCACAGCGGAGAAGATTTGAGTTTCTTGGATCCGATGACGAATGAAAAATCGGTGCCACATGTCCTTGAACCGACGTTTGGTCTAGGCAGACATCTCCTCGCGGTACTTTCAAAAGCCTACACTGAAGACGAGCTCGGGGGAGAGAAACGAGTGTATTTGAAATTGCCGCCACATTTAGCTCCAATTAAAATTGCCGTTTTCCCCCTTCTAAAAAACAAACCAATGCTTGTCGAGAAGGCGAGAGAGGTTTTCTCGATGCTTAAAAAAGAATTTGGCGCTGTGTCATTTGATGACAACGGCAACATTGGTAAGCGCTATCGCAGGCAAGATGAAATTGGTACGCCATTTTGTATTACTGTAGACTTCGATACAATCGAGAAAGATAACACCGTTACGGTTCGTGACCGAGATTCTGGAAATCAGGAGAGAGTCAAAATTTCAGAACTTTTAAATTTTTTAAAAGAAAAAATTAATAACTAGTTAGACAGCTCAGTATCTCGTTGTGCCGAAACAGGAGTTTCATTTTTGGAATGGCTTTTCATTTTCGTGGGTGACATGGTACATTTAAGAACATGAATTTTTCTAAAAAGATTTTATCAAACGGTGTTCGGCTTATCAGTATTCCAATGCCCGCCAGTCCTACTGTGACCGTGATGGTGCTCGTTGAGGCTGGGTCAAAATACGAGACGAAGGATCGCAACGGTATTTCGCATTTTCTTGAACATTTTGTTTTTAAAGGGACGACTCGTCGACCGAAAACCGCTGACATTTCAAGAGAGCTCGATTCATTGGGTGCTCAGTACAACGCTTTTACCAGTCAAGAATTTACAGGGTATTACGCCAAAGCCCACAAAGATAAAACAGAAAAAATTTTAGATATTGTCGCTGACATGTATCTTGACCCAACCCTTCCAGAAATTGAACTTGAAAAAGAAAAAGGTGTGGTGATTCAGGAAATAAAAATGTATGAAGACGAACCGTCTCGAAATGTCCAAGATTTGTTTATGGAATTAATGTACGGAGATCAGCCTACGGGAAGAAATATTGCGGGCACTGAAGAAACAGTCAAAAGTTTTTCTCGAGAGGATTTATTGCTTTATCGCAGTGAGTTGTACGTTGGGGAAGCAACGACGATTATCGTTTCGGGTGGATTTGACGAGGCGGTGGTGGATCACGTTGAAAAGATTTTTAGTGTTTTGCCTAAACCGAAGAAATTTGAAAAGCCGAAAGTTATCGAATCACAAGTCAGTCCTAAAATTTTAATTAAAGAAAAAGAAACCGATCAGACTCACCTTGTTCTTGGCGTCCGTGCTTTTTCTGTGTTCGATCCACAAGCTCCTATTTTGAGAGTTTTGTGCGCGGTACTCGGGGCAGGGATGAGCTCAAGACTCTTTACAAAATTGCGAGACGAGCTTGGTCTTTGTTATTACGTAAGTGCTTCGCCGGATTTGTATACCGACCACGGCATATTCCAAGTCTCAGTTGGCGCTGACACTAAAAAGGTTCCTGAGACAATCAAGGCAGTAATGGAGGAATTGAAAAGATTAAAATCAGAATTAGTTTCTGAAGAGGAACTTCGCAAAACTAAAGATTTTCTTGTTGGTAATTTGTATTTGAGTTTGGAGTCGTCAGATGAGCTGGCACAGTTTATCGGTATGCAGGAGGTTTTACGCAAGCCAATCAAATTAGCTGAACAGGTCTCGAAAGAGATTGAGATGGTCACTCCTGAGCAAATTAAAGCTCTTGCCCAGAAACTTTTTATTGACCAGTCTCTAAACTTGGCTATTATTGGGCCATTCAAAGATAATTCACCATTTTTAGATGTTTTAAAGTTTTAAGCAAGCTGTCTTCACCCGCGGAGTTTTCGGTGTTAGTATGTACTCATGGAAAGCAACAAAGAGATTCATATTACGGTCAAATCAGGATCAATTTTCAGAGCGGTGATTGTCTTGATTGCTTTTGTTTTGCTCTACTATATTCGTGACTTAGTGCTGGTCGTGCTGGCGGCAGTAGTTATTGCTTCCGCCATGGAGCCATTTACATCGTGGTTTACGGCGCACCGTATCAATCGGTTGCTTGCCGTTATTTTCATGTATTTTATGTTGGCTGGAATTATCGGATCAGTGTTTTATTTTTTCCTACCACCTCTGCTTGATGACACTTCCAATTTTTTGTCGACCGCCCCTCAGTATCTCGATAGTATTTCTTTCTGGGATCCTTTGCAAAAAGATTCTGTTCTTGAATCCAAAGAAGCTGTTCAGAGCTTATCTGCCGATTTGTCTCAATCTCGTCAGGTAGTATCCGGATTTTCCTCGGAGTTCTCGATTTCAAAGATGATCAATAATATTCGAGTGGCAATTTCCACGGTCTCTCAAGGTTTTATTGAAACTCTGAGTCTGATATTCGGTGGCATCCTAAGTTCAGTTCTCATCATTGTTCTTTCTTTTTACCTCGCGGTGCAGGAAGATGGGGTGGCGACTTTTTTACAGTTTGTCACTCCCGCTCGGCATGAAAAATACATCATCGGTCTTTGGAAACGCGTGCAGGTGAAAATTGGTTTATGGATGCAGGGACAGCTCATTTTGGCGCTTGTCGTCGGGCTTTTGGTGTATCTGGTTTTGACGATTTTTGGTGGAACGCTTCATGTGGGCAATCCGCTATTGTTGGCATTTCTTGCCGGGGTTTTCGAAATCATTCCACTGTTCGGTCCAATCCTCTCAGCAATTCCCGCGGTTGCGAGTTCTTACAGTAATGGAAGTGTTACGACCGCGCTTATTGTCGTGTTTATCTATTTAATTATTCATCAACTTGAAAACAATCTAATTTATCCTCTGGTCGTGAAAAAGATTGTGGGCGTTCAACCGATCCTGGTTATTTTGGCTTTGATTGTCGGGTTTAAGTTGGCCGGTTTTCTCGGTGTCTTGTTGTCAGTGCCTGTAGCGACAACTCTTATGGAGTATTTGAATGATCTTCAGAAAAATAAATTACCCAAAGCTAACGCCTGATGTACTCAGAGCAAATTTTCCATTTTTGTGCCAAAGCCTTTTTATATAACAACTACAATTCCTTATGTAAATGCCGAACCTCATATCGGTTTTGCGTTGGAATTGGTACACGCTGATATTATTGCTCGGTACAAAAGACTTTCAGGGTTTGAGGTTTTTTTTAACACCGGAACCGATGAGCACGGGCTTAAGGTGTATCGTAAAGCCACCGAAGAGGGGAAAGACCCGCAAGAGTATGTGGATTTTTTTGCGGCAAAGTACAAAGCCTTGCATCAAACGCTCGGTGTTATGGAGGGAGTTAATTTTGTTCGAACCACTGACCCCGAGCACAAAAAATCCGCTCAGGAATTTTGGCAACGATGCAAAGAGAACGGATTCATTTACAAAAAACTATATAAAGTAAAATACTGCGTTGGGTGTGAGCTAGAGAAAACGGATTCGGAATTGGTGGACGGGCGATGTTCGATTCACCCAAATTTGGAATTAGAAATTGTCGAAGAAGAAAACTATTTTTTCAAACTTTCGGCGTTCAAGGATTTTCTTTCTGGACTCTATGAGAGAAAGGATTTTCTAGTTCCTGATTTTCGTTTGAACGAACTCCGCTCTTTAATTGCCGAAAAGGGTCTCGAGGACTTTAGCGCATCGCGGCTTGCGAGCAAAATGCCCTGGGGAGTGCCCGTGCCGGACGATTCTGAACACGTGATGTATGTTTGGTTTGATGCCTTTGTTAATTATATTTCTGCAATCGGATGGCCAAATGACACAGAAAAATTTAAGAAATGGTGGTTGGAATCAGGTGGTGTTGTACAGTTTGCCGGTAAGGATCAGGTGCGTCAGCAAGCGGCTATGTGGCAAGCGATGTTGAAAGCGGCTGGCATTGAAATTCCTTCGAAACAAATTGTCATTCATGGGTTTATTACCAGTGGCGGACAGAAAATTTCCAAATCTTTAGGCAATACTATTGACCCTGTGGCGATCGTACATGAATACGGCGCTGATGCTCTGCGGTATTATCTCGCGCGTCACATTCATCCGTTCGAGGATAGTGACTTTACGATGGAGAAATTTAAGGAGGCGTACAATGCGCACTTGGCCAACGGTCTAGGAAATTTAGTTAGTCGCACCATGAAAATGGCAGAAACCTATCTTTCTGGGCCCGTGGAAATTCCTGTAAATACTATTCCAGATAATTTTAAGGAGGCTCTTGATACTTACGAAATTCAAAAAGCGGCTGATGTTGTGTGGTCGCTCGTC
Coding sequences:
- a CDS encoding glycine--tRNA ligase — its product is MKAENNKKGESVESDNVMEKLVSLCKRRGFVYQGSEIYGGLAGTFDYGPLGVALKKNIENLWWKFFVDSREDMYGIDSAILMNPKVWEASGHVGGFHDPLVADTKTKKRFRADHLLEAAGVNPSGMTLEQMGEKIKELKIKSPDGNALSAPQQFNMMFKTSVGSVDGADTTVYLRPETAQGMFVNFKNIVDSFHPKLPFGIAQVGRNFRNEIAPRDFIFRVRELEIMEFEYFLKESDWQEKFQYWQGQMHLWFEALGFSKDDIREVEIPDGERAHYSKRTVDFHFRYPHKFDEIGGLAYRTDFDLKNHITHSGEDLSFLDPMTNEKSVPHVLEPTFGLGRHLLAVLSKAYTEDELGGEKRVYLKLPPHLAPIKIAVFPLLKNKPMLVEKAREVFSMLKKEFGAVSFDDNGNIGKRYRRQDEIGTPFCITVDFDTIEKDNTVTVRDRDSGNQERVKISELLNFLKEKINN
- a CDS encoding pitrilysin family protein, which gives rise to MNFSKKILSNGVRLISIPMPASPTVTVMVLVEAGSKYETKDRNGISHFLEHFVFKGTTRRPKTADISRELDSLGAQYNAFTSQEFTGYYAKAHKDKTEKILDIVADMYLDPTLPEIELEKEKGVVIQEIKMYEDEPSRNVQDLFMELMYGDQPTGRNIAGTEETVKSFSREDLLLYRSELYVGEATTIIVSGGFDEAVVDHVEKIFSVLPKPKKFEKPKVIESQVSPKILIKEKETDQTHLVLGVRAFSVFDPQAPILRVLCAVLGAGMSSRLFTKLRDELGLCYYVSASPDLYTDHGIFQVSVGADTKKVPETIKAVMEELKRLKSELVSEEELRKTKDFLVGNLYLSLESSDELAQFIGMQEVLRKPIKLAEQVSKEIEMVTPEQIKALAQKLFIDQSLNLAIIGPFKDNSPFLDVLKF
- a CDS encoding AI-2E family transporter; this encodes MESNKEIHITVKSGSIFRAVIVLIAFVLLYYIRDLVLVVLAAVVIASAMEPFTSWFTAHRINRLLAVIFMYFMLAGIIGSVFYFFLPPLLDDTSNFLSTAPQYLDSISFWDPLQKDSVLESKEAVQSLSADLSQSRQVVSGFSSEFSISKMINNIRVAISTVSQGFIETLSLIFGGILSSVLIIVLSFYLAVQEDGVATFLQFVTPARHEKYIIGLWKRVQVKIGLWMQGQLILALVVGLLVYLVLTIFGGTLHVGNPLLLAFLAGVFEIIPLFGPILSAIPAVASSYSNGSVTTALIVVFIYLIIHQLENNLIYPLVVKKIVGVQPILVILALIVGFKLAGFLGVLLSVPVATTLMEYLNDLQKNKLPKANA
- a CDS encoding methionine--tRNA ligase; translation: MPKPFYITTTIPYVNAEPHIGFALELVHADIIARYKRLSGFEVFFNTGTDEHGLKVYRKATEEGKDPQEYVDFFAAKYKALHQTLGVMEGVNFVRTTDPEHKKSAQEFWQRCKENGFIYKKLYKVKYCVGCELEKTDSELVDGRCSIHPNLELEIVEEENYFFKLSAFKDFLSGLYERKDFLVPDFRLNELRSLIAEKGLEDFSASRLASKMPWGVPVPDDSEHVMYVWFDAFVNYISAIGWPNDTEKFKKWWLESGGVVQFAGKDQVRQQAAMWQAMLKAAGIEIPSKQIVIHGFITSGGQKISKSLGNTIDPVAIVHEYGADALRYYLARHIHPFEDSDFTMEKFKEAYNAHLANGLGNLVSRTMKMAETYLSGPVEIPVNTIPDNFKEALDTYEIQKAADVVWSLVTTLDERIQTTAPFKLVKVDRPKAEEIIRGLVIDLYTIARMLNPIMPETMEKIKKAIKENKMPAASLFPRKD